GCATTTATGAAAATTTTTCAATCCGAAGGTTCTTCACCTTTGGTTTCAGGGAGTACCAAAGCTTTATATATCGGGCGGCGGATAAGTTAGCTGGCGGCGGGCTAGGCCGGGGGGTTCGGCGTCCCCTGTAACCGGAAACCGTCGATATGCCGGGGCCGAAGCCCGGGGGGCGGTTCCCAAAGCCGTCCCCGGAAGCCGGGGCACAACGGTGATCCCTCGTCCCACGGGGCCGGCGGTGGGAGGGGCCCGGCTGGAGGGCCGGGCTAACTCCCTTTGCCCGCCGAACCCCGCCAGGCCCGGAAGGGAGCAGCGGTAGGCGGGACGTTCGGCGCTCGTGGGGTAGCGGGGGTGAGCGAGCCCCGGTGGAAGGGGACGGTGGAGGGTTCCCACCCCCGGGCGCGCCCGCTGCCACTAAACTTTTAGCGCTTCTTCACGTATTCAGGTACGGTGATTCCAGATGCATCCAAAGATAGACTCTCTTCTCGCCAGGTTTCCAAGGGTGGAGCTCATCGGCTGGGAAACGCCGATCCAGTACCTTCCGAAGATAAGCTCGATGGTCGGCGTTGACGTCTACGTCAAGCGCGATGACCTCACAGGCTTTGGAATCGGCGGGAATAAGATAAGAAAGCTCGAATTCCTCCTGGGCGATGCGATGGCCAAGGGCGCCGATACCGTGATAACCCTCGGTGCGGTCCACTCGAACCACGCTTTCGTGACGGCCCTGGCCGCAAAGAGCTTAGGTCTAGATGCTCTCCTCGTTCTCCGCGGGAGGGAGGAGCTCAAGGGCAACTACCTCCTCGACAAGCTGGTCGGGATAGAGACGAGGGTCTTCAAGGCCGAGAAGACGACCGACCTGATTCCTATGGCGGAGGAGATAGCCGGGGAGCTGAGGGCAGAGGGCAGAAAGCCGTACCTGATCCCGATAGGCGGCGCTTCCCCAATCGGAACCCTCGGGTACGTGAGGGGAGTTGGAGAAATCGCCTCGCAGGCAAACGGGCTTGGCCTCGAGTTCGACACGGTAGTTGACGCCGTCGGCAGCGGCGGCACTTTAGCGGGAATAACCCTCGGCCTTAGCCTCCTTGGAGCGGAGACGGAGCCCGTAGGAATGGGCGTCGGGATATTCGCCGGCGACATGGAGGGGAGAGTCGTGGAACTAGCCGAGGAGACGCAGAAGCTTCTGGGAACCAAATGCAGGATCAAAAAGCCGAGGATACACGACTACAGCTTCGGCGCCTACGGGAAGATTGTGAAAGAGGTGGGGGAAACGATAAGGCTCGTGGCGAAGCTTGAGGGAATACTCCTCGACCCGGTCTACACCGGAAAGGCCTTCCACGGCCTCATGGAGATGGCCCAGACCGACGAGCTCGGCGAAACCGTGCTCTTCATCCACACGGGAGGGACCCCCGGCCTGTTCCACTACGGAGAGGAGATGCTCAGGCTCATGGAAAAGCCTTAAAGCCATCCTCCACCTTTTTGCCTTCGGGGTGTCAAGATGGTCAGCCTTGAAGTGGAGCTTTTCGGGATAAGGTTCGAGAATCCCCTCATTCTCGCATCGGGAATAAACGACAAGGTTCCTGAGCAGTGGATTAGGGCGCACGAGGAGGGCGCCGGCGGGGTGGTCACTAAATCAATCGGAATCGAGCCGAGGGCAGGTTACGATAATCCAACGATTGTGGAGCTCCCCTACGGCCTGATAAACGCGATGGGCCTGCCGAACCCCGGCTGGAGGGGCTTCCTTGAGATGGTCGAAGGATACACCTTTGACTTCCCGCTCATAGTCTCGATTTTCGGCGGAACGCCAGAGGAGTTCGCCTTCCTTGCGGAGAAGCTGAGCGATGTCGCCGATGCCTTCGAGCTGAACCTCAGCTGTCCCCACGCGAAGGGCTACGGGATGGAGATCGGCCAGAAGCCGGAGAACGTATATGAAGTGGTCAGGGCAGTTAAAGACGCCACGGACAAGCCCGTCATCGCGAAGCTGACGCCGAACATAGACGACATCACGAAGCTCGGTCTTGCGGCCGAGAAAGCGGGAGCAGATGCAGTCTCTGCTATAAACACGCTGAAGGCGGTGGCTATAGACGTCTACGCGAGGAAGCCGATACTGAGCAACCACGTCGGTGGCTACTCGGGGCCAGGCGTGAAGCCGGTAGCTTTGAGGGCCGTCTACGACCTCGCGAGAACGCTTGAAATCCCGGTCATAGGCATCGGCGGCATAACGACGTGGCAGGACGCGGTGGAGTTTCTCCTCGCCGGAGCCTCGGCCATTCAGGTTGGTACCGCCGTCTCGCTCCGTGGGTGGAAGGTATTCCGGGAGATAAACGAGGGAATAGATGGATACCTCGAAAGCGAGGGCTTTTCGAGCGTGAGGGATATAGTCGGCCTGGCGCTGGAGTAAGACATTTATAGTAGAAAACTCTACTATACTATGGTGAACTACTATGCCGATAACAAAGGTCACCCGCAATTACCAGATAACGATTCCGGCCGAGATTAGGAAGGCCCTCGGAATAAAGGAGGGCGAATACCTTGCAGTTGAGATCAGGGGAGATGAGATAGTTATCAAAAGGGCCAAAAAAACCTGGAAAACATTCAAACTCGGGAGAAAGCTCACGGCGGAGGAGCTTGAGAGAATTTCAGAGGAGGCTATGGAGGAGGAAATGACATGGGGGCAGTAATCGACTCAAACGTCTTTATCTATGCTGCCGTTGAGGATTCCGAGTATCACGAGAACGCCATGGAACTCATTCATTCCCTTGACCGCTGGATTGTGCCGACGATAGTGATTTATGAAACCGTTTGGAATTTCAGGAAGCTTGGCTTCAGCACCGAAGAAGCGAAAGAACTCGTCGAGCAGATACTCTTTGATCCGAGGACGTCCCTTGCTGACGACAGGCAATATCTGCTCGAAGGCTTTGAACTGCTGGAGAACCTTAGCCTGACGCACTACAACGACTCCGTAGTCCTCGCCACAGCGAAGGACATAGGAACCCTCGCCACATACGATAAAAAGCTTAGAAACCGTGCTGCAAAATTGGGAATTAAACTGCTCCCGGAGGAGTTGGAATGAAGCGCGCTGTGGTGTTGTTCTCGGGTGGGCTTGACTCGACGGCCTGCCTCTACTGGGCGAAGAGGAACTACGACGAGGTCATCCTGCTCACCGTGAACTACGGAAGCAACGAGGAGAGGGTCACGAACAAAGTTGCCGAGTTCTTCTCGAAGGAGCTGGGCGTCCCGCTGAAGATAGTCCGCCTCGACTTCCTCGAGGAGTTCTCAAAGCTGAGGGGGACGACCCTCGTTGGAGGTGAGACGCCGAAGGTTACTGC
The Thermococcus radiotolerans genome window above contains:
- a CDS encoding AbrB/MazE/SpoVT family DNA-binding domain-containing protein, which gives rise to MPITKVTRNYQITIPAEIRKALGIKEGEYLAVEIRGDEIVIKRAKKTWKTFKLGRKLTAEELERISEEAMEEEMTWGQ
- a CDS encoding PIN domain-containing protein, which gives rise to MGAVIDSNVFIYAAVEDSEYHENAMELIHSLDRWIVPTIVIYETVWNFRKLGFSTEEAKELVEQILFDPRTSLADDRQYLLEGFELLENLSLTHYNDSVVLATAKDIGTLATYDKKLRNRAAKLGIKLLPEELE
- a CDS encoding dihydroorotate dehydrogenase is translated as MVSLEVELFGIRFENPLILASGINDKVPEQWIRAHEEGAGGVVTKSIGIEPRAGYDNPTIVELPYGLINAMGLPNPGWRGFLEMVEGYTFDFPLIVSIFGGTPEEFAFLAEKLSDVADAFELNLSCPHAKGYGMEIGQKPENVYEVVRAVKDATDKPVIAKLTPNIDDITKLGLAAEKAGADAVSAINTLKAVAIDVYARKPILSNHVGGYSGPGVKPVALRAVYDLARTLEIPVIGIGGITTWQDAVEFLLAGASAIQVGTAVSLRGWKVFREINEGIDGYLESEGFSSVRDIVGLALE
- a CDS encoding pyridoxal-phosphate dependent enzyme yields the protein MHPKIDSLLARFPRVELIGWETPIQYLPKISSMVGVDVYVKRDDLTGFGIGGNKIRKLEFLLGDAMAKGADTVITLGAVHSNHAFVTALAAKSLGLDALLVLRGREELKGNYLLDKLVGIETRVFKAEKTTDLIPMAEEIAGELRAEGRKPYLIPIGGASPIGTLGYVRGVGEIASQANGLGLEFDTVVDAVGSGGTLAGITLGLSLLGAETEPVGMGVGIFAGDMEGRVVELAEETQKLLGTKCRIKKPRIHDYSFGAYGKIVKEVGETIRLVAKLEGILLDPVYTGKAFHGLMEMAQTDELGETVLFIHTGGTPGLFHYGEEMLRLMEKP